The following are encoded in a window of Dictyostelium discoideum AX4 chromosome 6 chromosome, whole genome shotgun sequence genomic DNA:
- the gnrB gene encoding gelsolin-related protein — MEPKKNTKGKKPPTGQKQHQNRKANRDNQKKKQQQQQQQQNTASGNKPPKSPTSTSPSPTSSASPSPTPSASPSPTSSASSSSTTSPISNNTKPQTPIISPTIISSSSSSSPPKSNVPPSVDISNQPPPSSSNTTTTTNNNINIEENTELSNIEKENLNKTILDIKKKDHAHKKEKQKKLEERKKLLNESIQKKHEQQKQLKKEEEERKKQMEKERIESEKEINDKLNELAKTNPSFAASNTLGRKMGLHSLSTSNLNKFHNNSTGTISSSSGAKFFNNNNNSSSSSGNSSHSNIVSSNNSNHIGTVSRKGFSSVSDEKLTEALKKKHQQQHQQQQQNGSIGSSSSGSLSNSGSGFETSLRKYSSHNSIGIKSGALFRTISIPRLSKQQISVVDLFNSNNGNNSNNSNNNNNISPNTSTSNLSTSLQNTSSGASLTSIFNPPSSSLPPQPQPPSSSLPSTNNLLQQQQQLSSTSLNQSQTSQQSSTTAQSPPSFGFGSFSKRGSMNLGQSNSTMSSSHMNEKGEFTFKNFIPNSQRKNHLLTDKNSQRLSKDDFFSSQNTHRRWEEYVKNILPTEQELIKEKKELERQRELKEQELVKQQLLLLQQKDQEKTDDEIEEELTSDDDDDDDDDDETEEIEEEEIEVEVENEKKLESPIVQSVKNGVPTILGSPKKQHLLDSPKKDSPRKSQHLDSPRKLQLQQQQQEQQELSEKDIEMLSPLKKIEKQEKNDGDRFIKALLNKTPIATKTAYSMNVNGQTSDTLHSSNKSEKPVEMVNIFKYGSIDIDFTEIFGEVEDLQGFIMWKVNGFSVEERDFEDYCTLYSKDAYLVFNVTDDPKDSVNSMYNIHLWYGKDSGIDKRCTAVMMAIQLLTHLGGKCNQFVEEQSNESSMFLNYFINHQESMFGVKHKNGGSECDFFSSKSYLQQYQRKSRLYKIDIPPVELESCASISIRRMGLSRKVIQDSSNEISWLLVNPQNIYMKFGSKSSFENKILTREISKQFENHYSNTVKISQINDEKEFCKLVKQFKTKEDRDKDFKYSEDDETIVNLYRTILKANGKLGLEQIAEEYPLHYSLLGDCLDQVYILDCTTDIFIWCPKGVGKKKVLAAKECAKVFFKEYERPEWAEIIVLQQHNESPLFKRQFKDWPIDRLTLANCVDQFKLAEIRSNISSDKLYYDFHYINFTCRDEVILPLYENLPTDKVDVYGVTLPDLQFFRLEPEDKCHFYEDDCFMIMVSSRKEASPYAVNQNDITQTVIYWWEGVTADNRGYAMFYHGLYPIIANKFEDKGQAKPSVYLATQRKEPTHFLKAFDETLIIHKGSRFDEPEISHKVYQFINEGPNTYIQQLDQNSVVLNSYNVYFIRSAIEGTITIWKGANTFTPMEELETFAQRLDEQFKLVFYEQGSEPNHFWDMLPGVKNSIPMDLDLSNDSLFKFYLSPESQVKMTRINRKYSSDLKSTECCLLDSPDVLYVWVGSNCSASLENIVLIFVNDYCNYYSIPIDSIQKVVQYNESIEFKLRFKAWDRKEEWVDPHETRQCQVALQRTLLFRKQYEEEQQLFKEYMDYAYSLGDEDELEDFETWTLIKKGYLDYHGELNLSYSDQLNGTLSRSLSNSSNGSSNSSTSPNLNAHISSSPSLSNGNLYNYTNGNGGSTKPPLSKDSPSSPPTLSQQQHTKNNGLPPLPKSSKKKKFFGLFKK, encoded by the coding sequence atggaacctaaaaaaaatacaaaggGTAAAAAACCACCCACAGGACAGAAACAACACCAAAATAGGAAAGCAAATAGagataatcaaaaaaagaaacaacaacaacaacaacaacaacaaaatacaGCATCTGGAAATAAACCACCAAAATCACCAACCTctacatcaccatcaccaaccTCAAGtgcatcaccatcaccaacaccaagtgcatcaccatcaccaaccTCAAgtgcatcatcatcatctacaacatcaccaatttcaaataacaCTAAACCTCAAACACCAATTATATCACCAActataatttcatcatcatcatcatcatcaccaccaaaatCAAATGTACCACCATCAGTTGATATAAGCAatcaaccaccaccatcatcttcaaatactactactactacaaataacaatatcaatattgaagaaaatacagaattatcaaatattgaaaaagaaaatttaaataaaactatattagatataaagaaaaaagatcATGCACATAAAAAAGagaaacaaaagaaattagaagAAAGGAAAAAACTATTGaatgaatcaattcaaaagaaacatgaacaacaaaaacaattgaaaaaagaggaagaagaaagaaagaaacaaatggaaaaagaaagaattgaATCAGAGAAAGAGATTAATGATAAATTGAATGAATTGGCAAAAACCAATCCATCATTTGCAGCATCAAATACATTAGGTCGTAAAATGGGTTTACATTCATTATCaacttcaaatttaaataaatttcataACAATTCAACAGGTACaattagtagtagtagtggtgcaaaattttttaacaataataataatagtagtagtagtagtggtaatagTAGTCATTCCAATATAGTAAgttcaaataatagtaatcatATAGGTACAGTTAGTAGAAAAGGGTTTTCCTCAGTTTCTGATGAAAAATTAACTGAagctttaaaaaaaaaacatcaacaacaacatcaacaacaacagcaaaaTGGTAGtattggtagtagtagtagtggtagtttaagtaatagtggtagtggtttcGAAACTTCTTTAAGAAAATATTCATCACATAATTCAATTGGTATAAAAAGTGGTGCTTTATTTAGGACAATTTCAATTCCAAGATTAtcaaaacaacaaatttCAGTCGTTGACctttttaatagtaataatggaaataacagtaataacagtaataataataataatataagtCCAAATACAAGTACAAGCAATTTATCAACATCTTTACAAAATACATCAAGTGGTGCTTCATTGACATCCATTTTTAATCCGCCATCATCTTCACTACCACcgcaaccacaaccaccatcatcatcattaccatctacaaataatttattacaacaacaacaacaattatcatcaacatcattaaaTCAATCACAAACATCACAacaatcatcaacaacagcacAATCACCACCATCGTTTGGATTTGGTAGTTTTAGTAAGCGTGGTAGTATGAATTTAGGTCAAAGTAACTCAACAATGTCGTCAAGTCATATGAATGAAAAGGGTGAATTTACATTCAAGAATTTCATTCCAAATTCACAAAGAAAGAATCATTTATTAACTGATAAAAATTCACAAAGACTTTCAAAAGATGATTTCTTTTCATCACAAAATACTCATCGTAGATGGGAGGAATatgttaaaaatatattaccaactgaacaagaattaattaaagaaaaaaaagaattagaaaGACAAAgagaattaaaagaacaaGAATTAGttaaacaacaattattattattacaacaaaaagatcaagaaaaaactgatgatgaaattgaagaagaattaacatccgatgatgatgatgatgatgatgatgatgatgaaactgAAGAAATTGAGgaagaagaaattgaagttgaagttgaaaatgaaaaaaaattagaatcaCCAATTGTTCAATCAGTTAAAAATGGTGTACCAACAATATTAGGTTCACCAAAGAAACAACATTTATTAGATTCACCAAAAAAAGATTCACCAAGAAAATCTCAACATTTAGATTCACCAAGGAAattacaacttcaacaacaacagcaagaacaacaagaattatcagaaaaagatattgaaatgttatcaccattaaaaaagattgaaaaacaagaaaagaatgatggtgatagatttattaaagcattattaaataaaactccAATTGCAACTAAAACTGCCTATTCTATGAATGTTAATGGTCAAACATCAGATACATTACATTCATCTAATAAATCAGAGAAACCAGTTGAAATGgtaaacatttttaaatatggtTCAATCGATATAGATTTCACAGAGATATTTGGAGAGGTTGAAGATCTTCAAGGTTTCATTATGTGGAAGGTGAATGGATTCTCTGTTGAGGAGAGAGATTTTGAGGATTATTGTACACTATATTCTAAAGATGCTTATTTAGTATTCAACGTCACTGATGATCCAAAGGATTCAGTTAACTCAATGTATAACATTCATCTATGGTATGGCAAAGACAGTGGTATTGATAAGCGTTGCACTGCAGTCATGATGGCAATTCAATTGTTGACTCATTTAGGTGGGAAATGTAATCAATTCGTAGAGGAGCAATCAAACGAGTCTtcaatgtttttaaattatttcatcAATCATCAAGAGTCGATGTTTGGGGTGAAACATAAGAATGGGGGATCAGAGTGTGACTTCTTTTCAAGTAAATCCTATctacaacaatatcaacgtAAATCAAGACTCTATAAAATAGATATACCACCAGTGGAGTTGGAGTCATGTGCATCCATATCAATTCGTCGTATGGGTTTGTCAAGAAAGGTGATCCAAGATTCGTCCAATGAAATCAGTTGGTTGCTAGTTAATCCACAAAATATCTATATGAAATTTGGTTCGAAATcatcttttgaaaataagATTCTAACAAGAGAAATCTcaaaacaatttgaaaatcATTATTCAAACACTGTTAAAATCTCACAAATTAATGATGAGAAAGAATTTTGTAAATTagttaaacaatttaaaaccaAGGAGGATAGGGATAAGGATTTCAAATATTCAGAGGATGATGAAACTattgtaaatttatataGAACCATTTTAAAAGCAAATGGTAAATTAGGATTGGAGCAAATCGCTGAAGAATATCCACTTCATTATAGTTTACTTGGTGATTGTCTTGATCAAGTTTACATTTTAGATTGCACAACCGATATATTTATATGGTGTCCAAAAGGTGTTGGaaagaaaaaagttttagCCGCTAAAGAATGTGCAAAAGTTTTCTTTAAAGAATATGAAAGACCTGAATGGGCCGAGATTATAGTACTCCAACAGCATAATGAATCACCACTTTTTAAGAGACAATTTAAAGATTGGCCAATCGATAGATTAACATTGGCAAATTGTGTTGATCAATTTAAATTGGCAGAGATTAGATCAAATATCTCCTCGGACAAGTTGTATTATGATTTTCATTATATCAATTTCACATGTCGTGATGAAGTTATTCTACCATTGTATGAGAATTTACCAACTGATAAAGTCGATGTTTATGGTGTAACCTTGCCAGATCTTCAATTCTTTAGATTGGAACCAGAGGATAAATGTCATTTTTATGAAGATGATTGTTTTATGATTATGGTTTCCTCGAGAAAAGAAGCCTCGCCCTATGCTGTCAATCAAAATGATATCACTCAAACAGTGATCTATTGGTGGGAGGGTGTAACAGCGGATAATCGTGGCTATGCTATGTTTTATCATGGTCTCTATCCAATTATCGCCAATAAATTCGAAGATAAAGGTCAAGCTAAACCATCGGTTTATTTAGCCACACAACGTAAGGAACCAACTCATTTCTTGAAAGCATTCGATGAGACATTGATCATTCATAAGGGTTCAAGATTTGATGAACCTGAAATCTCTCACAAAGTTTATCAATTCATAAATGAAGGTCCAAATACTTACATACAACAATTGGATCAAAATAGTGTAGTTTTAAATTCTTACAATGTCTATTTCATTCGTTCTGCCATTGAAGGTACTATCACAATTTGGAAAGGTGCAAACACATTCACACCAATGGAAGAATTGGAAACTTTTGCTCAACGTTTAGatgaacaatttaaattggtATTCTATGAACAAGGCTCTGAACCAAACCATTTTTGGGATATGTTACCTGGtgttaaaaattcaattccaATGGATTTAGATCTTTCAAATGATAgtttattcaaattttatcTCTCTCCTGAATCTCAAGTTAAAATGACTAGAATTAATCGTAAATACTCTTCTGATCTTAAATCAACTGAATGTTGTTTATTAGATTCACCAGATGTTCTCTATGTTTGGGTTGGTTCAAATTGTTCAGCTTCCTTGGAGAATATTGTACTTATCTTTGTTAATGACTATTGTAACTATTATAGTATCCCAATTGATTCCATTCAAAAGGTAGTTCAATAcaatgaatcaattgaattcaaATTAAGATTTAAAGCTTGGGATAGAAAAGAGGAATGGGTTGATCCTCATGAAACTCGTCAATGCCAAGTTGCCCTACAAAGAACTTTACTCTTCCGTAAACAATATGAAGAGGAACAACAACTATTCAAAGAATATATGGACTATGCATATTCACTaggtgatgaagatgaattgGAAGACTTTGAAACTTGGACTCTCATTAAAAAAGGTTATCTAGATTATCATGGTGAATTAAATCTAAGTTATAGTGATCAATTAAATGGTACTCTAAGTAGAAGTTtaagtaatagtagtaatggtagtagtaatagtagtactTCTCCAAATTTAAATGCTCATATCTCTTCTTCACCATCTTTATCAAATGGTaatctttataattatacaaatggtaatggtggtagtACAAAACCACCACTATCAAAAGATAGTCCTTCTTCACCACCAACTTtatctcaacaacaacatactaaaaataatggtttaCCACCTTTACCAAAATcttcaaaaaagaaaaaattctttggtttatttaaaaaataa